The following coding sequences lie in one Mycobacterium sp. DL440 genomic window:
- a CDS encoding exonuclease SbcCD subunit D — MRFLHTADWQLGMTRHFLSTGDGEAQPRYSAARREAVAALGPVAAASGAEFVVVSGDVFEHNQLAPREVSLSLEAMRGIGVPVYLLPGNHDPLDAASVYTSALFTAECPDNVVVLDRAGVHEVRPGLQIVAAPWRSKAPTSDLVGDVLADLPADGTTRVVVGHGGVDILDPDKDKPSLIRLAAVEDALARGAVHYVALGDKHSRTEVGSTGRVWYSGSPEVTNYDDIESDPGYVLMVEIDETDAHRPVRVDSQRVGRWRFITLRREVDTDRDVADLDLNLDLLADKERTVVRLALTGSLTVTDKAALDTCLDRYARLFAALTEWERHTEIAVLPADGEFDDLGIGGFAAAAVDELVATARTDGAGADDARAALGLLLRLVDRGAA, encoded by the coding sequence ATGCGTTTTCTGCACACCGCCGACTGGCAGCTCGGCATGACCCGTCACTTCCTCAGTACCGGTGACGGTGAGGCCCAGCCCCGTTATTCGGCCGCGCGCCGGGAGGCGGTCGCGGCCCTCGGCCCGGTGGCCGCGGCCTCGGGTGCGGAGTTCGTCGTGGTGTCCGGTGACGTCTTCGAGCACAACCAGTTGGCTCCGCGCGAGGTCAGCCTGTCGCTTGAGGCCATGCGTGGCATCGGGGTGCCGGTGTATCTGTTGCCGGGCAACCACGATCCGCTGGACGCCGCCTCGGTCTACACCAGCGCGCTGTTCACCGCGGAATGCCCGGACAACGTCGTGGTCCTCGATCGCGCGGGTGTGCACGAGGTGCGGCCGGGGCTGCAGATCGTTGCCGCTCCGTGGCGGTCCAAGGCGCCCACCTCCGACCTGGTGGGTGACGTGTTGGCCGATCTGCCCGCCGACGGGACCACTCGGGTGGTGGTGGGCCACGGCGGGGTCGACATCCTCGATCCGGACAAGGACAAGCCGTCGCTGATCCGGCTGGCCGCCGTCGAGGACGCGTTGGCGCGCGGTGCGGTGCACTATGTGGCGTTGGGGGACAAGCACTCCCGCACCGAGGTCGGGTCGACCGGCCGGGTGTGGTATTCGGGTTCACCCGAGGTGACCAACTATGACGACATCGAATCCGATCCGGGGTATGTCCTGATGGTCGAGATCGACGAGACCGATGCACACCGCCCGGTGCGGGTGGATTCGCAGCGGGTGGGCCGTTGGCGCTTCATCACACTGCGCCGTGAGGTGGATACCGACCGCGACGTGGCCGATCTGGATCTCAATCTGGATCTGTTGGCGGACAAGGAACGCACCGTGGTCCGCCTGGCGTTGACGGGCTCACTGACCGTGACGGACAAGGCTGCGCTCGACACCTGCCTCGACAGGTACGCCCGGTTGTTCGCAGCCCTCACGGAGTGGGAGCGGCACACCGAGATCGCGGTACTGCCCGCCGACGGCGAATTCGACGACCTGGGCATCGGCGGATTCGCGGCGGCTGCCGTGGACGAGTTGGTGGCCACCGCCCGTACCGACGGGGCCGGAGCCGACGATGCGCGGGCGGCGCTCGGCTTGTTGCTGCGTCTGGTGGACAGGGGTGCGGCATGA
- a CDS encoding DUF3558 domain-containing protein, giving the protein MHGVTVRTATKPLLRNARALAVLAAAMVPVFAGCSTDEPAAPQVPQTEAPSAGGTGNHGPHFPHCGGVSDQAVTELTQVQGLVNTATNSSGCQWLQGGSILGPHFSFTWFRGSPIGRERKTEELSRTSVEDINIEGHGGFIAVGENPLKAGDVNLCEIGIQFDDDFIEWSVSFDRKPYPDPCEVAKELTRQSIVNSK; this is encoded by the coding sequence GTGCATGGCGTGACGGTCCGCACGGCCACCAAGCCACTACTCCGCAATGCCAGAGCCTTGGCGGTATTGGCTGCGGCAATGGTCCCGGTGTTCGCCGGGTGCTCGACCGACGAACCCGCGGCCCCGCAGGTTCCGCAGACCGAGGCGCCGAGTGCCGGTGGCACGGGTAACCACGGCCCGCACTTTCCGCATTGCGGCGGCGTGAGCGATCAGGCGGTGACGGAGTTGACCCAAGTTCAGGGACTGGTCAACACCGCGACCAATTCCTCGGGCTGCCAGTGGTTGCAGGGCGGCAGCATCCTGGGCCCGCACTTCTCGTTCACCTGGTTCCGGGGCAGCCCGATCGGGCGGGAACGCAAGACCGAGGAACTGTCGCGGACCAGCGTGGAGGACATCAACATCGAGGGTCACGGCGGTTTCATCGCGGTCGGGGAGAACCCGCTCAAGGCCGGCGACGTCAACTTGTGTGAGATCGGCATCCAGTTCGACGACGATTTCATCGAGTGGTCCGTGAGTTTCGACCGGAAGCCCTACCCTGATCCGTGCGAGGTGGCCAAGGAGCTGACCCGCCAGTCGATTGTGAATTCCAAATGA
- a CDS encoding GMC family oxidoreductase, producing MEADYIVVGTGSAGAVLANRLSARSDASVLALEAGPRDRDKFIHIPAAFSKLFRSEVDWDYLTEPQPELDGRQIYWPRGKTLGGSSSMNAMMWVPGFPADYDEWGEHAGADWNYAGLEKYLKRIEAGPLMIEAQRSPRSSTAAWLAAARECGHEGFCETRVTQRRGVRWSTADAFLKPVLRRRNLNLLTEATVRRIVFAGNRAVGVEFEKGGVRDVVTARREVILCGGAINSPQLLMLSGIGDRGQLAGHGIEVIRDAPGVGANLLDHLVVPLGFDVGDDSLFAAEKPLELINYLARRRGMLTSNVGEAYGFVRSRPELDLPDLELIFAPAPFFDEGIGDPYGHAIVMGPILLKPRSHGTITLRSADPMDKPIIDPRYLSDEVDRTALMAGLRITAEIAQAPALRNVIGKVARPLNASTLNDETLTHALNSVSHTLYHPVGTCRMGSDEGSVVDPQLRVRGIEALRVADASVMPTLIRGHTHAPSVLVGEKAADLIAG from the coding sequence GTGGAGGCTGACTACATCGTGGTGGGGACCGGCTCGGCAGGCGCGGTACTGGCGAACCGGCTGAGTGCACGATCGGATGCCTCGGTGCTGGCGCTCGAGGCCGGGCCGCGCGACCGCGACAAGTTCATCCATATCCCGGCGGCGTTCTCGAAGCTGTTCCGCAGCGAGGTCGACTGGGACTACCTGACCGAGCCGCAGCCGGAACTCGATGGCCGCCAGATCTATTGGCCGCGTGGCAAGACCCTCGGCGGCTCATCGTCGATGAACGCGATGATGTGGGTACCGGGTTTCCCCGCCGACTACGACGAGTGGGGCGAGCACGCCGGTGCGGACTGGAACTACGCCGGCCTGGAAAAGTACCTGAAGCGCATCGAGGCCGGGCCGCTGATGATCGAGGCGCAGCGCAGCCCACGCAGTTCGACGGCAGCCTGGTTGGCCGCGGCCAGGGAATGCGGGCACGAGGGGTTCTGCGAGACCAGGGTGACCCAGCGTCGCGGCGTCCGGTGGAGCACCGCGGACGCCTTTCTCAAGCCGGTCCTCCGGCGGCGGAACCTCAACCTGCTCACCGAGGCCACCGTGAGGCGGATCGTCTTCGCCGGAAACCGCGCCGTCGGGGTCGAATTCGAGAAGGGCGGGGTTCGGGACGTGGTGACGGCCCGCCGCGAGGTCATCCTGTGCGGGGGTGCGATCAATTCCCCGCAACTGCTGATGCTGTCGGGCATCGGCGACCGGGGCCAGCTGGCCGGCCACGGCATCGAAGTGATCCGGGACGCGCCTGGCGTGGGCGCCAACCTGCTTGACCACCTGGTGGTTCCGTTGGGATTCGATGTCGGCGATGACAGCCTCTTCGCCGCCGAGAAGCCACTCGAGCTCATCAACTATCTGGCCCGGCGCCGGGGCATGCTGACCTCGAACGTCGGTGAAGCGTACGGGTTCGTCCGCAGCAGGCCCGAATTGGATCTTCCGGACCTGGAGCTGATCTTTGCTCCGGCGCCCTTCTTCGACGAGGGTATCGGCGACCCGTACGGCCACGCCATTGTGATGGGCCCCATCCTGCTCAAGCCACGCAGCCACGGCACCATCACGTTGCGGTCGGCCGACCCGATGGACAAACCGATCATCGACCCTCGCTACCTGAGCGACGAGGTCGACCGCACCGCATTGATGGCCGGCCTGCGGATCACCGCCGAGATCGCCCAGGCCCCGGCACTGCGGAACGTGATCGGCAAAGTGGCCCGTCCGCTGAACGCGTCCACACTGAACGACGAAACCCTCACGCACGCACTGAACTCGGTGTCACACACGCTCTATCACCCCGTCGGCACCTGCCGCATGGGCAGCGACGAGGGCAGCGTGGTCGACCCGCAGCTACGGGTCCGGGGAATCGAGGCGTTGCGGGTCGCCGACGCGTCCGTGATGCCGACGCTCATCCGCGGCCACACCCACGCGCCCAGCGTGCTGGTCGGGGAAAAGGCCGCCGATCTGATCGCGGGCTGA
- a CDS encoding DUF3558 domain-containing protein, translating into MAVLAVLAVFVGLTGCSRTVDGTAAKEGSSGGPSNNKSEKTYPNLLKECDVLTTDILAKTVGADPLDIQSTFVGAVCRWQAANPAGLVDITRFWYEQGSLDNERQTAEKLQYAIEQRRIAGVDSIIMRPSGLNGACGVASDAAGVVGWWVNPQAPGIDACPMAIKLMELTLATNS; encoded by the coding sequence ATGGCTGTGCTCGCTGTGCTGGCGGTATTCGTCGGGCTCACCGGTTGCTCCCGCACCGTGGACGGCACCGCCGCCAAGGAGGGGTCCAGTGGCGGTCCGAGCAACAACAAGTCCGAGAAGACCTATCCCAACCTGCTCAAGGAATGTGATGTCCTGACCACGGACATCTTGGCCAAGACGGTGGGTGCCGACCCGCTGGACATCCAGAGCACGTTCGTCGGCGCGGTGTGCCGGTGGCAGGCGGCCAACCCGGCCGGCCTGGTCGACATCACCCGGTTCTGGTACGAGCAGGGCAGCCTGGACAACGAGCGTCAGACCGCCGAGAAGCTGCAGTACGCCATCGAACAGCGTCGGATCGCCGGTGTGGATTCGATCATCATGAGGCCCAGCGGGCTCAACGGGGCATGCGGCGTGGCCAGCGATGCGGCCGGCGTGGTCGGCTGGTGGGTCAACCCGCAGGCGCCGGGGATCGATGCCTGCCCGATGGCCATCAAGCTCATGGAACTGACGCTGGCCACCAACTCCTAA
- a CDS encoding AAA family ATPase, with the protein MKLHRLVLTNYRGVTHREIEFPDHGVVVVSGANEIGKSSMIEALDLLLEAKDRSGKKEVKQVKPTHADVGAEVMAEISTGPYRFMYRKRFHKRAETQLTVLAPVREQLSGDEAHERVLTMLAETVDTSLWQAQRVLQSSSTAPVDLSGSDALARALDVAAGEAVALSGDEPLLIERIDAEYLRYFTATGRPTGEWAAVTKRLAAAEGEVAQCAAAVAEVEDAVRRHAELSVEVTGLAGEREAAQASLTTARKAAEAVAALMQRLKEAEVVAEAARATQVAAAAALTERRRLRADLDERAATITELQAALNLADGESTTAREVHEAAEAVAEQARMAAQEHETRVETARATLTRMADRDEADRLAARLTRIDAGVRDLDGVNRELDGIVLDAAGMRVIEAAAVAVERAAGQAELASARIELVAVADRDVRVDEVQVSLEAGQPWSVNTTADTEIDVPGVLTVRVVPGTPAAQTQARLDEAQNALTAALTAAGVDGVDAARALDGRRRELLGNRDRLRATVDALTGDDQLADLRARLAQLRAGQPDEAGLFELAGPTDIVSARSELDTAVAVHRQAVADSETSRMLIAAAAQKLTEKSTRLSVLRDKLTTAQAELTVAGGRLEVQRTQAGDDELAVKAQTTDEEATSTAGRMADLRTELSATAPNSVKSALDEAVRCAEVLDTRHREAADGLRELTAQLKVYGTQGRKGHLDAAETEREHAHAEYLRVHRRARAAETLRSVMARHRDATRQRYADPFRLEVQRLGRLVFGEDFEVDVDSDLNIRTRTLSGRTVPYESLSGGAKEQLAIVARLAGAAMVAKEDSVPVIIDDALGFTDPERLTKMGAVFDAVGGDGQVIVLTCSPERYAAVGGAHHIELTTTSN; encoded by the coding sequence ATGAAACTGCACCGCCTGGTCCTGACCAACTACCGCGGCGTCACCCACCGCGAGATCGAGTTCCCCGATCACGGTGTGGTGGTGGTCAGTGGTGCCAATGAGATCGGCAAGTCCTCGATGATCGAGGCGCTGGATCTGTTGCTCGAGGCCAAGGACCGCTCGGGCAAGAAGGAAGTCAAGCAGGTCAAGCCGACTCACGCCGACGTCGGAGCTGAGGTGATGGCCGAAATATCCACGGGCCCTTACCGTTTCATGTATCGCAAGCGCTTTCACAAGCGCGCCGAGACCCAGCTGACGGTGCTGGCACCGGTGCGCGAGCAGCTCAGCGGGGACGAGGCGCACGAGCGGGTGCTGACCATGCTCGCCGAGACCGTGGACACCAGCCTGTGGCAGGCCCAACGGGTCTTGCAGTCCAGCTCGACCGCGCCGGTCGACCTGTCCGGCTCGGACGCGTTGGCTCGGGCCCTGGACGTGGCCGCCGGTGAGGCGGTCGCGCTCTCAGGGGACGAGCCGCTGCTGATCGAGCGCATCGACGCGGAGTATCTGCGCTACTTCACGGCCACCGGGCGGCCCACCGGCGAGTGGGCGGCGGTGACGAAGCGACTGGCGGCCGCCGAGGGCGAGGTGGCGCAATGCGCCGCTGCGGTGGCCGAGGTCGAGGACGCGGTGCGCCGGCATGCCGAACTCAGCGTCGAGGTCACCGGACTGGCCGGTGAACGTGAAGCGGCCCAGGCGAGTCTGACCACGGCCCGTAAGGCGGCCGAGGCGGTTGCCGCGTTGATGCAACGGCTCAAGGAGGCCGAGGTGGTGGCCGAGGCCGCCCGGGCGACGCAGGTCGCGGCCGCCGCCGCGCTCACCGAACGCCGACGGCTACGCGCCGACCTCGACGAGCGGGCCGCCACCATCACCGAGCTGCAGGCTGCGCTCAATCTGGCCGACGGTGAATCCACCACGGCCCGTGAGGTTCACGAGGCTGCCGAGGCCGTGGCCGAACAGGCTCGGATGGCAGCGCAGGAGCACGAAACCCGGGTGGAGACCGCCCGCGCCACCCTGACGCGGATGGCCGACCGGGACGAAGCTGACCGCTTGGCCGCCCGGCTGACCAGGATCGACGCCGGCGTGCGTGATCTCGACGGGGTCAACCGCGAACTGGACGGGATCGTGCTCGACGCCGCGGGGATGCGGGTGATCGAAGCGGCGGCGGTCGCGGTGGAACGCGCCGCCGGGCAGGCTGAACTGGCCTCGGCGCGCATCGAACTCGTGGCAGTCGCTGACCGCGATGTCCGGGTCGACGAGGTGCAGGTGTCTTTGGAGGCGGGCCAACCGTGGTCGGTCAACACCACCGCCGACACCGAGATCGACGTGCCCGGGGTACTCACGGTGCGCGTGGTGCCGGGAACCCCGGCCGCGCAGACTCAGGCCCGTCTCGACGAGGCGCAGAACGCACTGACTGCCGCGTTGACCGCCGCCGGAGTCGACGGCGTCGATGCCGCGCGGGCCCTCGATGGCCGGCGCCGGGAACTGCTCGGCAACCGGGATCGCTTGCGCGCCACTGTCGACGCGCTCACCGGCGATGACCAGTTGGCGGATCTGCGGGCCCGGCTGGCGCAACTGCGTGCCGGGCAGCCTGATGAGGCCGGGTTGTTCGAGCTGGCCGGGCCCACCGATATCGTCTCCGCCCGAAGCGAACTCGACACTGCGGTGGCGGTGCACCGCCAAGCGGTGGCCGACAGTGAGACCAGCCGTATGTTGATCGCCGCGGCCGCCCAGAAGCTGACGGAGAAGTCGACCCGCCTGAGCGTGCTGCGCGACAAGCTCACCACGGCGCAGGCCGAGTTGACGGTGGCCGGCGGCCGGTTGGAGGTCCAGCGCACGCAGGCCGGTGACGACGAGTTGGCGGTCAAGGCCCAGACCACCGACGAGGAGGCCACTTCCACCGCGGGCCGCATGGCCGATCTACGCACCGAATTATCTGCCACCGCACCGAATTCGGTGAAGTCCGCGCTCGATGAGGCAGTCCGGTGCGCCGAGGTGCTGGATACTCGCCACAGGGAAGCGGCTGACGGGCTGCGGGAGCTGACGGCACAACTCAAGGTGTACGGCACCCAGGGACGCAAGGGGCATCTCGATGCCGCCGAGACCGAGCGCGAGCACGCCCACGCCGAGTACCTCCGGGTGCACCGCCGGGCCCGTGCCGCCGAGACGTTGCGGTCAGTGATGGCGCGCCACCGCGACGCCACCCGTCAGCGCTACGCTGATCCGTTCCGCCTTGAGGTGCAGCGGTTGGGCCGGCTCGTCTTCGGTGAGGATTTCGAGGTCGACGTCGACAGCGACCTCAACATCCGGACCCGCACGCTGTCCGGGCGCACGGTGCCGTACGAATCGCTGTCGGGCGGTGCCAAAGAGCAGTTGGCGATCGTCGCGCGGCTGGCCGGTGCCGCGATGGTGGCCAAGGAGGACAGCGTGCCCGTCATCATCGACGACGCGCTCGGCTTCACCGATCCGGAGCGCCTGACCAAGATGGGTGCGGTGTTCGACGCGGTCGGTGGGGACGGGCAGGTCATCGTGTTGACCTGCAGCCCGGAGCGCTACGCCGCCGTCGGCGGCGCGCACCACATCGAGCTGACCACCACATCGAATTAG
- a CDS encoding histidine phosphatase family protein — MISPIRTLLLMRHAKSDYPDGVADHDRPLAARGIREAGLAGDWIRANFAEVDAVLCSTATRTRQTLERTGIEAPVQYAERIYDARPGTVIDEINGVSSRFGTDPSTVLVIGHEPAMSAVALGLADGSNRTAAESISLKFPTSAIAVLRTNGPWDELALGGATLVRFHVPR; from the coding sequence ATGATCAGTCCGATCAGAACCCTGCTGCTGATGCGCCACGCCAAGTCGGACTACCCCGACGGTGTCGCCGACCACGACCGCCCACTCGCGGCGCGGGGAATCAGGGAGGCCGGGCTGGCCGGAGACTGGATCCGGGCCAACTTCGCCGAGGTGGATGCGGTGCTGTGCTCGACGGCGACACGAACCCGTCAGACCTTGGAACGCACCGGCATCGAGGCGCCGGTGCAGTACGCCGAACGCATCTACGACGCCAGGCCGGGCACCGTCATCGACGAGATCAACGGTGTCTCGTCACGTTTCGGCACCGACCCGTCGACGGTTCTGGTGATCGGGCACGAGCCGGCCATGTCCGCCGTCGCACTCGGCCTGGCGGACGGCTCCAACCGGACTGCGGCGGAGAGCATTTCACTGAAGTTCCCGACCTCGGCGATCGCCGTGCTGCGCACCAACGGCCCCTGGGACGAGCTCGCGCTCGGCGGCGCGACACTCGTGCGCTTCCACGTACCCCGTTAG
- a CDS encoding ABC transporter ATP-binding protein — protein MLWALLRQYVRPYRRLLAIVAALQVISTLASLYLPTVNAAIIDDGVAKGDTRRIVELGAVMLGVTGLQVACAIGAVFFGSRAAMSFGRDLRSSIFHHVTTFSAEETARFGAPSLLTRTTNDVGQVQQLLQMTATILITAPIMSIGGILMALHQDAGLSWLLLVSVPVLGLANYWIITHLMPIFRRMQRLIDGINRVMRDQLSGIRVIRAFAREPVEQRRFADANQALSATALEAGQWQALMLPATTLVINISSVALIWFGGLRIDSGHMQVGSLIAFLAYFMQILMAVLMAAVLAVMFPRASVCAERISGVLGTRPQITSPPDPLRPVSVAGEIVFDNASFSYPGADRPVLQQISLRVGRGTTTAVVGSTGSGKSTLLALICRFYDVTAGAVRVDGADVRELDLEQLWSSIGLVPQRGYLFSGTIAENLRYGAAPGQELTDDQMWDALRIASADDFVAAHPDGLDRPVAQGGINFSGGQRQRLAIARAVIRRPAIYLFDDALSALDVHTDARVRSALREVSADATVVIVSQRISTVIGADQVVVVEDGRIVGIGTHESLLADCPAYAEFAASQAVTAGGPR, from the coding sequence ATGCTCTGGGCGCTGCTGCGACAGTACGTGCGGCCGTACCGGCGGCTGCTTGCCATCGTCGCGGCACTGCAGGTGATCAGCACCCTGGCGTCGCTCTACCTGCCGACGGTCAACGCCGCCATCATCGACGACGGGGTGGCCAAGGGCGATACCCGGCGCATCGTCGAACTCGGCGCGGTGATGCTCGGTGTGACCGGTCTGCAGGTGGCATGCGCGATCGGAGCGGTGTTCTTCGGATCCCGCGCGGCCATGAGTTTCGGCCGCGATCTGCGCTCGTCGATCTTCCACCACGTCACCACATTCTCGGCCGAGGAGACCGCCCGCTTCGGCGCCCCATCGCTGCTGACCCGCACCACCAACGACGTCGGCCAGGTTCAGCAGCTGCTCCAGATGACCGCCACCATCCTGATCACCGCCCCGATCATGTCGATCGGCGGAATCCTGATGGCGCTGCACCAGGACGCCGGACTGTCGTGGCTGCTGCTGGTCAGTGTTCCGGTGCTCGGACTGGCGAACTACTGGATCATCACCCACCTGATGCCGATCTTCCGTCGCATGCAGCGGCTGATCGACGGCATCAACCGGGTGATGCGCGATCAACTGTCCGGCATCCGGGTGATCCGGGCCTTTGCGCGCGAACCGGTCGAGCAACGCCGCTTCGCCGACGCCAACCAGGCCCTGTCGGCCACCGCGCTGGAAGCCGGGCAGTGGCAGGCGCTGATGCTGCCGGCCACCACCCTGGTGATCAACATCTCCAGCGTTGCGCTGATCTGGTTCGGCGGGTTGCGCATCGACTCCGGCCACATGCAGGTGGGCTCGCTGATCGCGTTCCTGGCGTACTTCATGCAGATCCTGATGGCCGTGTTGATGGCGGCGGTCCTGGCGGTGATGTTCCCGCGCGCATCGGTCTGCGCCGAGCGCATCAGCGGTGTGCTGGGCACCCGGCCTCAGATCACCAGCCCCCCTGACCCACTCCGGCCGGTTTCCGTGGCTGGCGAGATCGTCTTCGACAACGCGTCATTCAGCTATCCCGGCGCCGATCGCCCGGTGCTGCAGCAGATCTCGCTGCGCGTCGGGCGCGGGACAACCACCGCCGTGGTCGGGTCCACCGGATCCGGCAAATCCACCCTGCTGGCCTTGATCTGCCGTTTCTACGATGTCACCGCGGGCGCGGTACGCGTCGACGGGGCGGACGTCCGTGAACTCGACCTCGAACAGCTGTGGTCCTCGATCGGCCTGGTCCCCCAGCGGGGCTACCTGTTCTCCGGGACCATCGCCGAAAACCTGCGCTACGGGGCTGCGCCCGGGCAGGAACTCACCGACGACCAGATGTGGGACGCACTGCGGATCGCGTCGGCCGACGACTTCGTGGCGGCCCACCCCGACGGGCTCGACCGCCCGGTGGCCCAGGGCGGCATCAACTTCTCCGGTGGGCAGCGCCAACGGCTCGCGATCGCGCGCGCCGTGATCCGCAGGCCCGCGATCTACCTGTTCGACGACGCGCTGTCGGCACTCGACGTACACACCGACGCCCGGGTGCGCTCCGCCTTGCGCGAGGTGTCGGCCGACGCCACCGTGGTGATCGTGTCGCAACGGATCTCGACCGTGATCGGGGCCGACCAGGTGGTCGTCGTCGAGGACGGCCGCATCGTCGGCATCGGCACCCACGAGTCATTGCTCGCCGACTGCCCCGCCTATGCCGAGTTCGCCGCATCACAGGCGGTCACCGCCGGGGGCCCGCGGTGA